Proteins co-encoded in one Corylus avellana chromosome ca9, CavTom2PMs-1.0 genomic window:
- the LOC132162289 gene encoding uncharacterized protein LOC132162289, translated as MVLVESLQTSSAIDLSKTKPHKYGPSSSDDFPSTEKEGSGEELSSSNSLKQAVEHIDNEERTILHVAIKYRQLEVFELVSNMEVVMRWMIRRIDNKGNTILHMVGIKREDYVPEKLRGPAFELQDELIWFERVKAVTKAHFIDHRNNEKQTAEGLFANTYKDLRNEAKVLVLVLA; from the exons atggtgcttgttgaatcTCTTCAGACTAGTTCTGCAATTGACCTGAGTAAGACGAAGCCACACAAATACGGTCCTAGTAGTTCTGATGATTTTCCGTCTACTGAGAAAGAAGGTAGTGGAGAAGAGCTGTCCTCTTCTAATTCTCTTAAACAG GCAGTGGAGCACATAGATAACGAAGAGCGGACTATATTGCATGTGGCTATCAAGTACCGCCAGTTGGAGGTTTTCGAACTTGTGTCGAACATGGAAGTAGTAATGAGGTGGATGATACGAAGGATTGACAACAAAGGGAACACTATTCTGCATATGGTTGGAATAAAAAGAGAGGATTATGTACCTGAGAAGTTACGTGGCCCTGCATTTGAATTGCAAGACGAGCTGATTTGGTTTGAG CGCGTGAAGGCAGTCACAAAAGCCCATTTTATTGATCATCGGAACAATGAGAAGCAGACTGCTGAAGGCTTATTTGCAAATACCTACAAAGATCTCCGAAATGAAGCCAaagtgttagttcttgtgttggcttaa